Proteins encoded together in one Schumannella luteola window:
- a CDS encoding ROK family protein — protein sequence MTDRPAAGVMDIGGSHSTAALIGGGPAAPDILARAEGHVDAAAGPDDLLRAMVAPAVALDVPDLPWMIALPGPFDYPRGVGDFAGVGKFDAIAGVPLARPFATLLRTDARRIRFINDAAAFAIGEWSADARRAARFVGITLGTGVGSAFLRDGRPVESGPGVPPSGWVHLLEVDGEPLETRVSTAAIIADHLERTGRRRTVAEVADAARSGDPVASAVWRRAMTTLGEVLAPSLAAFGADELVIGGGMSRSWDLIDEPLRAALTAAPELVDLILRPAERRDDAALLGAAIAATRD from the coding sequence GTGACCGACCGTCCCGCCGCCGGAGTCATGGACATCGGAGGATCGCACTCGACCGCCGCCCTGATCGGAGGAGGCCCCGCCGCGCCGGACATCCTGGCGAGAGCAGAAGGGCACGTGGATGCGGCCGCCGGGCCCGACGACCTGCTGCGCGCCATGGTCGCGCCGGCCGTCGCCCTCGACGTGCCCGATCTGCCCTGGATGATCGCCCTGCCCGGGCCGTTCGACTATCCGCGCGGCGTCGGCGATTTCGCCGGGGTCGGCAAGTTCGATGCCATCGCCGGGGTGCCGCTGGCGCGTCCGTTCGCGACGCTGCTGCGCACGGACGCGCGGCGCATCCGATTCATCAACGATGCCGCCGCCTTCGCCATCGGGGAGTGGTCTGCCGATGCCCGCAGAGCCGCCCGATTCGTCGGGATCACGCTCGGAACCGGCGTCGGCTCGGCGTTCCTGCGCGACGGCCGCCCGGTCGAGTCGGGCCCGGGTGTGCCGCCCTCGGGATGGGTGCACCTGCTCGAGGTCGACGGCGAGCCGCTCGAGACCCGGGTGTCGACCGCCGCGATCATCGCCGACCACCTCGAGCGCACCGGGCGGCGCCGCACGGTGGCCGAGGTCGCCGACGCCGCGCGCTCGGGCGATCCGGTCGCGAGCGCCGTCTGGCGTCGCGCCATGACGACGCTCGGCGAGGTGCTAGCCCCGTCGCTGGCGGCGTTCGGCGCCGACGAGCTCGTGATCGGCGGCGGGATGTCGCGTTCGTGGGATCTCATCGACGAGCCGCTGCGCGCGGCGCTCACCGCGGCGCCGGAACTCGTCGACCTGATCCTGCGACCCGCGGAGCGCCGCGACGACGCGGCCCTGCTCGGGGCGGCGATCGCCGCGACCCGCGACTGA
- a CDS encoding class I mannose-6-phosphate isomerase, with protein sequence MPKGSYDTQPAIDLPSTEPVWSGADVWAELGASFEGPGAALAIDAYPGADIPAIIAAARAALPDALVIDVEDAAALPIERIDELISANLTDDRVFGVMGHQRLPDFYDPERLAAVADRIRAADRRVIVVGWGAALVPCDFRTVVLADMPRWEIQTRQRAGAPNWRCDNGDEDALRKVKRGFFVEWRVADRHKRALFPRLDYVLDTTIDLDHAKLITASTFRLGLSTAAAQPFRVVPFFDPGVWGGHWMQEVFDLPADGNLAWCFDCVPEENSLLLRVGETTIELPALDLVFAHPRELLGELTFARFGAEFPIRFDFLDTMAGGNLSLQVHPLTDYISDVFGMTYTQDESYYLMDAGEGAEVYLGLRDDVEPEQMAAALRTAAAGGPEFAATDFVNTFPAQKHDHFAIPAGTVHCSGADSMVLEISATPYIFTFKMWDWGRVGLDGIPRPVHLEHALNNIQWDRDTQWTRDNLVAQTTEVARGDGWVEERTGLHELEFIETRRHWFTDVVPHDTRGTVNVLNLVEGAEAIVESPEAAFEPFVVHYAETFIVPAAVGRYTIRPHGAGEGQRLATLKASVRATETTTARTTATVVRD encoded by the coding sequence GTGCCGAAGGGGTCGTACGACACGCAGCCGGCCATCGACCTGCCGTCGACCGAGCCTGTCTGGAGCGGCGCCGACGTCTGGGCCGAACTCGGCGCGAGTTTCGAGGGCCCCGGCGCGGCGCTCGCCATCGACGCCTACCCGGGCGCCGACATCCCCGCCATCATCGCCGCCGCCCGCGCCGCGCTGCCCGACGCCCTCGTCATCGACGTCGAAGACGCCGCCGCGCTGCCGATCGAGCGCATCGACGAGCTGATCAGCGCGAATCTGACCGACGACCGGGTCTTCGGGGTCATGGGCCATCAGCGCCTCCCCGACTTCTACGACCCCGAGCGGCTCGCCGCGGTCGCGGATCGGATCCGCGCCGCCGACCGCCGGGTCATCGTCGTCGGCTGGGGTGCCGCCCTCGTCCCCTGCGACTTCCGCACCGTCGTGCTGGCCGACATGCCGCGCTGGGAGATCCAGACCCGGCAGCGTGCCGGAGCGCCGAACTGGCGCTGCGACAACGGCGACGAAGATGCGCTGCGCAAGGTCAAGCGCGGCTTCTTCGTCGAGTGGCGCGTCGCCGACCGGCACAAGCGCGCTCTCTTCCCCCGCCTCGACTACGTGCTCGACACGACGATCGACCTCGACCACGCGAAGCTGATCACGGCCAGCACCTTCCGCCTCGGGCTGAGCACGGCGGCGGCGCAGCCGTTCCGGGTCGTCCCCTTCTTCGACCCCGGCGTCTGGGGCGGCCACTGGATGCAGGAAGTCTTCGACCTGCCGGCCGACGGCAACCTGGCCTGGTGCTTCGACTGCGTGCCCGAGGAGAACAGCCTGCTGCTGCGCGTCGGCGAGACGACGATCGAGCTGCCCGCGCTCGACCTCGTGTTCGCGCATCCGCGCGAGCTGCTGGGTGAGCTGACCTTCGCCCGCTTCGGCGCCGAGTTCCCCATCCGCTTCGACTTCCTCGACACGATGGCCGGCGGCAACCTCTCGCTGCAGGTGCATCCGCTGACCGACTACATCTCCGACGTCTTCGGCATGACCTACACGCAAGACGAGAGCTACTACCTGATGGATGCCGGCGAGGGCGCCGAGGTGTACCTGGGCCTGCGCGACGACGTCGAGCCCGAGCAGATGGCCGCGGCCCTGCGCACGGCGGCGGCCGGCGGCCCCGAGTTCGCAGCGACCGACTTCGTCAACACCTTCCCGGCGCAGAAGCACGACCACTTCGCCATCCCCGCCGGCACCGTGCACTGCTCGGGCGCCGATTCGATGGTGCTCGAGATCTCGGCGACGCCGTACATCTTCACCTTCAAGATGTGGGACTGGGGCCGGGTCGGACTCGACGGCATCCCGCGCCCCGTGCACCTGGAGCACGCGCTGAACAACATCCAGTGGGATCGCGACACGCAGTGGACGCGCGACAACCTCGTCGCGCAGACCACGGAGGTCGCCCGCGGCGACGGCTGGGTCGAGGAGCGCACCGGGCTGCACGAGCTCGAGTTCATCGAGACGCGCCGGCACTGGTTCACCGACGTCGTGCCGCACGACACCCGCGGCACCGTCAACGTGCTCAACCTCGTCGAGGGCGCGGAGGCGATCGTCGAGAGCCCCGAAGCGGCGTTCGAGCCCTTCGTGGTGCACTACGCCGAGACGTTCATCGTGCCGGCCGCGGTCGGCCGCTACACGATCCGCCCCCACGGCGCCGGGGAGGGGCAGCGACTCGCGACGCTGAAGGCGTCCGTGCGCGCGACCGAGACGACGACCGCGAGGACGACGGCGACCGTGGTGCGCGACTGA
- a CDS encoding LacI family DNA-binding transcriptional regulator: MSATPDPVASPAARPPTLRDVAVLAGVSPMTVSRVFSGNLNVRPEVQERVRSAASTLGYRRNENARSLRPGHRSGLIGVTITNIANPYYAEMQRGIEEVAAEHSRRILIGNSNEDAELESRLVADFLGRQVEGLIVVPSGSAADSVHLRTAAQGGVPIALASRALDDLDVDTVLVDDIGGAFAATDRILAEGHTRVGFLGTQASVFTGRRRLQGFRDAHAVRGIAIDEDLVLAGQRDVQSAEAAMQALLQLADPPTAVFTANNRNTIGAIRAIELDRRRRRSAAPLRIRLIGFDSFEFADLSPVPLSVVAHDARELGRRAASMLLERIEGLDPAVAGRVIELPARLQEVPAP; the protein is encoded by the coding sequence ATGAGCGCGACACCCGATCCGGTGGCCTCGCCGGCGGCCCGCCCGCCGACGCTGCGCGACGTCGCGGTCCTCGCCGGCGTCAGCCCGATGACGGTGTCGCGGGTCTTCTCGGGCAACCTCAACGTGCGCCCCGAAGTGCAGGAGCGCGTGCGGTCGGCGGCATCCACCCTCGGCTATCGCCGCAACGAGAACGCCCGCAGCCTGCGCCCCGGTCATCGCTCGGGACTGATCGGCGTGACGATCACGAACATCGCCAACCCGTACTACGCCGAGATGCAGCGGGGAATCGAAGAGGTCGCCGCCGAGCACTCGCGCCGCATCCTGATCGGCAACTCGAACGAGGATGCGGAGCTCGAGTCGCGCCTCGTCGCCGACTTCCTCGGCCGCCAGGTCGAGGGGCTCATCGTGGTGCCGTCGGGGTCGGCCGCCGACAGCGTGCACCTCCGCACGGCCGCGCAGGGCGGAGTGCCCATCGCCCTCGCCTCGCGGGCGCTCGACGACCTCGACGTCGACACGGTGCTGGTCGACGACATCGGCGGCGCGTTCGCCGCGACCGACCGCATCCTCGCCGAAGGACACACGCGCGTCGGATTCCTCGGCACTCAGGCCTCGGTCTTCACCGGTCGTCGGCGGCTGCAGGGATTCCGAGACGCCCACGCCGTGCGCGGCATCGCGATCGACGAGGATCTGGTGCTCGCCGGCCAGAGGGATGTGCAGTCGGCCGAGGCGGCGATGCAGGCGCTGCTGCAGCTCGCCGACCCGCCGACAGCCGTCTTCACGGCCAACAACCGCAACACCATCGGCGCGATCCGCGCCATCGAGCTCGATCGCCGCCGACGCCGCTCGGCCGCGCCGCTGCGCATCCGACTGATCGGATTCGACTCGTTCGAGTTCGCCGACCTCTCCCCCGTGCCGCTCTCGGTGGTGGCGCACGACGCGCGCGAGCTCGGCCGGCGCGCGGCGAGCATGCTGCTCGAGCGCATCGAGGGGCTCGATCCCGCGGTCGCCGGTCGGGTGATCGAACTGCCGGCGCGGCTGCAGGAGGTCCCGGCTCCCTGA
- a CDS encoding ABC transporter substrate-binding protein, translating into MRFPKPLLLAAAAVAAVSMLAGCSASGGSPDKLKFVNDKSWDFKAFSKVSQDQIDMGLDASTYADQDAFVAFVKQSLRTSKAPALFTWHTGGQLEELVDQGLVAETSTIWKEEIAKGDVAESVKDLYTIDGKQYCTPISVDNWVMYYDKAAYAEYGLQVPTTWQQLMDNAEVLKSNGIAPFWSSGGNPWAFVWFQIILAGSDLQLYKDLAAGKASYTDPGVVDAMNVWLDMEKKGFFSDPGSKTAPETQMKDGKLAMIPFGTWYASTISQVLKEGDDWGAFPIPSITDQGSTPVAIETAPVCATVKSSQKADALKYSQWWMSAKAQTAWSKQQGNLPFNPKSTASTQTFRDIGKEFAEPDKYDFYLRYYEATPTPILTAALDQFTGFMTNPGDPEPYLKGIEQVAKKYWADH; encoded by the coding sequence GTGCGGTTCCCGAAACCCCTCCTGCTGGCGGCGGCCGCCGTCGCGGCGGTCAGCATGCTGGCCGGCTGCTCCGCGTCGGGGGGATCTCCCGACAAGCTGAAGTTCGTCAACGACAAGTCCTGGGACTTCAAGGCCTTCTCGAAGGTGTCCCAGGACCAGATCGACATGGGGCTCGACGCGAGCACCTACGCCGACCAGGACGCCTTCGTCGCCTTCGTGAAGCAGTCGCTGCGCACCAGCAAGGCGCCCGCCCTCTTCACCTGGCACACGGGCGGGCAGCTCGAGGAGCTGGTCGACCAGGGCCTGGTCGCCGAGACCAGCACCATCTGGAAAGAGGAGATCGCCAAGGGCGACGTCGCCGAATCGGTGAAGGACCTCTACACGATCGACGGCAAGCAGTACTGCACCCCGATCAGCGTCGACAACTGGGTCATGTACTACGACAAGGCCGCGTACGCCGAGTACGGCCTGCAGGTTCCGACCACCTGGCAGCAGCTGATGGACAACGCCGAGGTGCTCAAGTCGAACGGGATCGCCCCGTTCTGGAGCTCGGGCGGCAACCCCTGGGCGTTCGTCTGGTTCCAGATCATCCTCGCCGGCAGCGACCTGCAGCTCTACAAGGACCTCGCCGCGGGCAAGGCGTCGTACACCGACCCCGGTGTCGTCGACGCCATGAACGTCTGGCTCGACATGGAGAAGAAGGGCTTCTTCAGCGACCCGGGATCGAAGACCGCTCCCGAGACGCAGATGAAAGACGGCAAGCTCGCCATGATCCCCTTCGGCACCTGGTACGCCTCCACGATCTCCCAGGTGCTCAAGGAGGGCGACGACTGGGGCGCGTTCCCCATCCCCTCGATCACCGACCAGGGCAGCACGCCGGTCGCGATCGAGACGGCGCCGGTGTGCGCCACCGTCAAGTCCTCGCAGAAGGCCGACGCCCTGAAGTACTCGCAGTGGTGGATGAGCGCCAAGGCGCAGACCGCGTGGTCGAAGCAGCAGGGCAACCTGCCCTTCAACCCGAAGTCGACCGCGTCGACGCAGACCTTCCGCGACATCGGCAAGGAGTTCGCCGAGCCCGACAAGTACGACTTCTACCTGCGGTACTACGAGGCGACGCCGACGCCGATCCTCACCGCCGCGCTCGACCAGTTCACCGGCTTCATGACCAACCCCGGCGACCCGGAGCCCTACCTCAAGGGCATCGAGCAGGTGGCGAAGAAGTACTGGGCCGACCACTGA
- a CDS encoding carbohydrate ABC transporter permease has translation MTSKSSTDYQRGAWAFLGPGAALVVIVLYLPVIYTLVLSFTRYGGLADPVFVGGANYVEMFADPAFLGSLVNTAIWVVGTLIIPVGIGLLIAYLSFGLRWAGILRIPFLIPYALSGVAVGVLFGFVLQNGGALSQALAFFGLPGSDTRWLQESPLNTVVMILAASWQGIGVNALLFTVGLQSIPKEPLEAARIDGASGFTLFRTMVWPLLRPSTTIVVGLSIVNSLKTFDIVQAMTQGGPNRVSETLGVTMYKDTFVNSDYGLGSAVAIFLSVITVAASVIYLRRQLSIGNGSDAGRVAAEVIS, from the coding sequence ATGACCTCGAAGTCGTCGACCGACTATCAGCGCGGCGCCTGGGCCTTTCTCGGCCCGGGCGCCGCCCTGGTGGTCATCGTGCTCTACCTGCCCGTGATCTACACCCTCGTGCTGAGCTTCACCCGCTACGGCGGGCTGGCCGATCCCGTCTTCGTGGGCGGCGCGAACTACGTGGAGATGTTCGCGGATCCCGCGTTCCTGGGTTCGCTCGTCAACACGGCGATCTGGGTGGTGGGCACGCTGATCATCCCCGTCGGGATCGGACTGCTGATCGCGTACCTGTCGTTCGGGCTGCGCTGGGCGGGCATCCTGCGCATCCCGTTCCTCATCCCCTACGCGCTCTCGGGCGTCGCGGTCGGTGTGCTCTTCGGCTTCGTGCTGCAGAACGGGGGAGCGCTGTCGCAGGCGCTCGCCTTCTTCGGGCTGCCGGGCTCCGACACGCGCTGGCTGCAGGAGTCGCCGCTCAACACGGTCGTCATGATCCTGGCGGCGTCGTGGCAGGGCATCGGCGTCAACGCGCTGCTGTTCACGGTCGGGCTGCAGTCCATCCCGAAGGAACCCCTCGAGGCGGCGCGCATCGACGGGGCGAGCGGCTTCACGCTCTTCCGCACCATGGTCTGGCCGCTGCTGCGCCCCTCGACGACGATCGTCGTCGGACTCTCGATCGTCAACAGCCTGAAGACCTTCGACATCGTGCAGGCGATGACCCAGGGCGGACCCAACCGCGTATCGGAGACCCTCGGCGTGACGATGTACAAGGACACCTTCGTGAACAGCGACTACGGGCTCGGCTCGGCGGTCGCGATCTTCCTCAGCGTCATCACCGTCGCCGCGTCGGTGATCTATCTGCGCCGTCAGCTGAGCATCGGCAACGGCTCGGATGCGGGACGCGTCGCCGCGGAGGTGATCTCGTGA
- a CDS encoding carbohydrate ABC transporter permease, which translates to MISRVVRTVILAVLGLIWLVPIYLLLANAGKSVADYSGDALWEPGSIGALFANVGEVFTGTDVPSGLAATALYALVAPAIAVVLGAAIGFAVIVLRVKHGFFWFFVIFCGTVFPLQMMVLPWFDVYARIGLFDTQGGMLLIYSVVATPFSAFVMRNFFSGISESVFEAAVVDGAGVWRIFTRIYLPMSASALAVVFILQATWVWNDLLLSLILTQSPETRPVMPLLNALQSVEGGGPGYTVILTAALIVSIPTALLFLFTQRFFQRGLALGQY; encoded by the coding sequence GTGATCTCGCGTGTCGTGCGCACGGTCATCCTCGCCGTGCTCGGACTGATCTGGCTCGTGCCGATCTACCTGCTGCTCGCCAACGCCGGCAAGTCGGTGGCCGACTACTCGGGCGACGCGTTGTGGGAGCCGGGATCGATCGGGGCGCTCTTCGCCAACGTCGGCGAGGTCTTCACCGGCACCGACGTGCCCTCGGGGCTCGCGGCGACCGCGCTCTACGCCCTCGTCGCGCCGGCGATCGCCGTCGTGCTCGGCGCCGCGATCGGCTTCGCGGTGATCGTGCTGCGCGTGAAGCACGGCTTCTTCTGGTTCTTCGTGATCTTCTGCGGCACGGTGTTCCCGCTGCAGATGATGGTGCTGCCCTGGTTCGACGTCTACGCGCGCATCGGGCTGTTCGACACCCAGGGCGGGATGCTGCTGATCTACTCCGTCGTGGCGACGCCGTTCTCGGCGTTCGTCATGCGCAACTTCTTCAGCGGCATCTCGGAGTCGGTCTTCGAGGCGGCTGTGGTCGACGGCGCGGGCGTGTGGCGGATCTTCACCCGCATCTACCTGCCGATGTCGGCAAGTGCGCTCGCGGTCGTCTTCATCCTGCAGGCGACGTGGGTGTGGAACGACCTGCTGCTCTCGCTCATCCTCACGCAGAGCCCGGAGACGCGGCCGGTCATGCCGCTGCTCAACGCGCTGCAGTCGGTCGAGGGCGGCGGGCCCGGATACACCGTGATCCTCACGGCGGCGCTCATCGTGTCGATACCCACGGCGCTGCTGTTCCTGTTCACCCAGCGCTTCTTCCAGCGCGGACTGGCGCTCGGACAGTACTGA
- a CDS encoding glycoside hydrolase family 38 C-terminal domain-containing protein yields the protein MTSTGTVGGRALQIIGEPLLATVDGRGVQSLRVLLGAVDSPDEDATAPEIVVTVDGERIDRATRPAEPGSIRVLVDAVTSETTARLAVPAWGDDAIEVELVPQREWTVHMVHHSHYDFGYTDPQAEVMAAQRSYLDSAIDLIEQTADWPEESRFRWNSEALWAVSDWESHRPQAVVDRFMQLVKQGSIGLSAMPYNLHTDVCSTDELRELMREARRLRDRYGIEFTSAMQTDVPGQVAGLPDALNEMGVRYLSVAHNWAGRSEPHTHGAINHPRLFRWRTLAGGEVLVWMTDSPHGLAYMEGPMLGFTEDFAQVQNYLPAYLTAMSERGYPFPIGVFGAHGETIEGRDPYPWDVVHIRTQGFMGDNGPARRLLSEIVREWNDTWDAPKLRVSTNQDFFEDAESRVGDDLTTVEGDWGDWWVEGVGSAAVPMALMRRAQAQVADARSISQLAGWLGGESSPRETAEAHGTYDAISMFNEHTWGAGNSWLHSDHGFDSGELQWRWKVAQALIGEQRSRASVDESLAYLGAAVAPADDALASFAIVNPTGLARSGAVRLLLPETVAALEAQVDLVDSRSGNALPLSVEAQSNHPHRESGRWLTVRVDDVPAFGTVRLDARERVGDDRPRAIDDPSVAEPGYPSEVPMTELLRLENDHLTVVVDLQRSGISSIVERATGRELVRADALVPFNGYVYDEYASSGAGFNHLANKLATSDRLEMLATRQMGLPARLVERRDDAIEQRLVYEFRAAGAERVRVTLRLRHGDARLLIENSVAKPSVLIKESAYFGFPFAGDDAQLRYEVSGSVTGAGLPHIPGAPQHMRAMRDWVTVTSGDDVVVWATPDVPLVQPHTIAVPYSPFPPSTSPSEPGTVYSWLHNNLWDTNFPIEQGFDSTFRYAVGVRATPEQSVEEVAIATAAELAHPLRAARARGAADAHAGTHSGLGLSDARVKLIAVVADDEGSGSIVRLQSFADEPVRLTLTLGRSAVSATRSTFLGDMIADLVVDDAGDTVTVELARFEATAVHLRF from the coding sequence GTGACATCCACCGGAACGGTCGGCGGCCGCGCTCTTCAGATCATCGGCGAGCCGCTCCTCGCGACCGTCGACGGCCGCGGTGTGCAGAGCCTCCGCGTGCTGCTCGGCGCCGTCGACAGCCCCGACGAGGACGCCACCGCGCCCGAGATCGTCGTCACCGTCGACGGCGAGCGCATCGATCGGGCGACCCGGCCGGCCGAGCCCGGCAGCATCCGCGTGCTCGTCGACGCCGTCACGTCGGAGACCACGGCGCGGCTGGCCGTGCCCGCGTGGGGCGATGACGCGATCGAGGTCGAGCTCGTTCCGCAGCGCGAGTGGACGGTGCACATGGTGCACCACTCCCACTACGACTTCGGCTACACCGACCCGCAGGCCGAGGTGATGGCGGCGCAGCGCTCGTACCTCGACTCGGCGATCGACCTGATCGAGCAGACCGCGGACTGGCCCGAGGAGTCGCGCTTCCGCTGGAACTCCGAGGCGCTCTGGGCCGTCTCCGATTGGGAGTCGCACCGGCCGCAGGCCGTGGTCGACCGCTTCATGCAGCTCGTCAAGCAGGGCTCGATCGGCCTCAGCGCCATGCCCTACAACCTGCACACCGACGTGTGCTCCACGGATGAGCTGCGCGAGCTGATGCGCGAAGCCCGTCGGCTGCGAGACCGCTACGGCATCGAGTTCACCTCGGCGATGCAGACCGACGTGCCCGGTCAGGTCGCGGGCCTCCCCGACGCGCTCAACGAGATGGGCGTGCGCTACCTCTCGGTCGCGCACAACTGGGCCGGCCGGTCGGAGCCGCACACGCACGGCGCGATCAACCATCCGCGTCTTTTCCGCTGGCGCACGCTCGCCGGCGGCGAGGTGCTGGTGTGGATGACCGACAGCCCGCACGGCCTCGCCTACATGGAGGGGCCGATGCTCGGCTTCACCGAGGACTTCGCGCAGGTGCAGAACTATCTGCCTGCCTATCTGACCGCGATGAGCGAACGCGGCTACCCGTTCCCGATCGGGGTGTTCGGCGCTCACGGCGAGACGATCGAGGGCCGCGATCCCTACCCGTGGGATGTCGTGCACATCCGCACGCAGGGCTTCATGGGCGACAACGGCCCGGCCCGTCGACTGCTGTCGGAGATCGTGCGCGAGTGGAACGACACCTGGGATGCGCCGAAGCTGCGCGTGTCGACGAACCAGGACTTCTTCGAGGATGCGGAGAGCCGCGTCGGCGACGACCTGACGACGGTCGAAGGCGACTGGGGCGACTGGTGGGTCGAAGGCGTGGGCTCCGCGGCGGTGCCGATGGCGCTGATGCGGCGAGCGCAGGCGCAGGTCGCCGACGCCCGGTCGATCTCGCAGCTGGCGGGATGGCTCGGCGGCGAGTCGTCGCCGCGCGAGACCGCGGAGGCGCACGGCACCTACGACGCGATCTCGATGTTCAACGAGCACACCTGGGGCGCCGGCAACTCGTGGCTGCACAGCGACCACGGCTTCGACTCGGGCGAGCTGCAGTGGCGGTGGAAGGTCGCGCAGGCGCTCATCGGCGAGCAGCGCTCGCGCGCCTCGGTGGACGAGTCGCTGGCGTACCTCGGCGCCGCCGTGGCGCCGGCCGACGACGCGCTCGCCAGCTTCGCGATCGTGAACCCGACGGGGCTCGCGCGCAGCGGCGCGGTGCGCCTGCTGCTGCCGGAGACCGTGGCCGCGCTCGAGGCGCAGGTCGATCTCGTCGACAGCCGTTCCGGGAACGCCCTCCCCCTCTCCGTCGAGGCGCAGAGCAACCACCCGCACCGCGAGTCGGGCCGCTGGCTGACCGTGCGGGTCGACGACGTGCCCGCGTTCGGAACGGTGCGCCTGGATGCTCGGGAGCGTGTCGGCGACGACAGGCCCCGCGCGATCGACGACCCCTCGGTCGCCGAGCCCGGCTACCCGTCGGAGGTCCCGATGACAGAGCTGCTCCGGCTCGAGAACGACCACCTGACGGTCGTCGTCGATCTGCAGCGCTCGGGGATCTCCTCGATCGTCGAACGCGCGACCGGCCGCGAGCTGGTGCGCGCGGACGCCCTCGTGCCGTTCAACGGCTACGTCTACGACGAGTACGCGAGCTCGGGTGCCGGATTCAATCACCTCGCGAACAAGCTCGCGACGAGCGACCGGCTCGAGATGCTGGCGACCCGGCAGATGGGGCTGCCGGCACGACTCGTCGAGCGACGCGACGACGCGATCGAGCAGCGCCTGGTGTACGAGTTCCGCGCCGCCGGCGCCGAGCGGGTGCGCGTGACCCTGCGGCTGCGGCACGGCGACGCCCGGCTGTTGATCGAGAACAGCGTGGCCAAGCCTTCGGTGCTGATCAAGGAGAGCGCCTACTTCGGCTTCCCCTTCGCCGGCGACGACGCGCAGCTGCGCTACGAGGTGTCGGGCAGCGTCACGGGCGCGGGGCTGCCGCACATCCCGGGCGCCCCGCAGCACATGCGGGCGATGCGCGACTGGGTCACCGTGACGAGCGGCGACGACGTGGTGGTCTGGGCGACGCCCGACGTGCCGCTCGTGCAGCCGCACACGATCGCGGTGCCGTACTCGCCGTTCCCGCCGAGCACCTCCCCCTCCGAGCCCGGCACGGTGTACTCCTGGCTGCACAACAACCTCTGGGACACCAACTTCCCGATCGAGCAGGGCTTCGACTCGACCTTCCGCTACGCGGTCGGCGTGCGGGCGACTCCGGAGCAGTCGGTCGAGGAGGTGGCGATCGCGACGGCGGCCGAGCTCGCGCATCCGCTGCGCGCGGCCCGTGCGCGCGGCGCGGCGGACGCGCATGCCGGCACGCATTCCGGCCTCGGTCTCAGCGACGCCCGCGTCAAGCTGATCGCGGTCGTCGCCGACGACGAGGGCTCCGGATCGATCGTGCGCCTGCAGTCGTTCGCCGATGAGCCGGTGCGGCTGACGCTGACGCTCGGGCGCTCCGCCGTGTCGGCGACGCGCAGCACGTTCCTCGGCGACATGATCGCCGACCTCGTCGTGGACGACGCCGGCGACACGGTCACCGTGGAGCTGGCGCGGTTCGAGGCGACGGCGGTGCACCTCCGGTTCTGA
- a CDS encoding Gfo/Idh/MocA family protein, whose amino-acid sequence MIETAAHVAPPLRIGILGAAAIAPTAIIAPARERDDVIVTAVAAARPGAARTFARTHGVASCHVDYGALLGRDDIDLIYLATAASSHGELTCAALEAGHHVLVEKPAAMTGEEAARMTATARRTGRRVIEAFHYACHPMFHELLATVRGGEIGELVELHAEVHDPRPFTTGSVLHELRLGGGALRHAGCYPVHAMRQLTGAEPTVRSATSTLNASGADIATTAELSFGDVAATLVASFGDDGRVGNRLVAIGTRGRLEAENFIAPHLGASLAVVTADGGRREVAITGGVSYAHQLDAVVRAIRSGEALRTEGPDIVANAAAIEAILDAVGINAG is encoded by the coding sequence GTGATCGAGACCGCAGCCCACGTCGCGCCGCCGCTCCGGATCGGCATCCTCGGGGCCGCGGCCATCGCCCCGACCGCGATCATCGCCCCGGCACGCGAGCGCGACGACGTCATCGTCACGGCGGTCGCCGCGGCGCGCCCCGGTGCCGCGCGCACGTTCGCTCGGACGCACGGGGTGGCCTCGTGCCACGTGGACTACGGCGCTCTGCTCGGCCGCGACGACATCGACCTGATCTACCTCGCCACGGCGGCGTCCTCACACGGCGAGCTGACGTGCGCGGCGCTGGAGGCCGGGCACCACGTGCTCGTCGAGAAGCCGGCCGCGATGACGGGCGAGGAGGCCGCACGGATGACGGCGACCGCGCGGCGTACAGGCCGTCGCGTCATCGAGGCGTTCCACTACGCGTGCCATCCGATGTTCCACGAGCTGCTCGCCACCGTGCGCGGTGGCGAGATCGGCGAGCTCGTCGAGTTGCACGCCGAGGTGCATGATCCCCGGCCGTTCACCACGGGCTCGGTGCTGCACGAGCTGCGACTCGGCGGGGGCGCGCTGCGGCACGCCGGCTGCTACCCGGTGCACGCGATGCGCCAGCTCACGGGCGCCGAGCCGACGGTGCGGTCGGCCACGAGCACGCTCAACGCATCGGGCGCCGACATCGCCACCACGGCCGAGCTGTCGTTCGGCGACGTCGCGGCGACCCTCGTGGCATCGTTCGGCGACGACGGGCGGGTGGGCAACCGGCTCGTCGCGATCGGCACGCGCGGCCGGCTCGAGGCCGAGAACTTCATCGCTCCGCACCTCGGGGCGTCGCTCGCCGTAGTGACCGCGGACGGTGGACGACGCGAGGTCGCGATCACCGGAGGAGTCTCCTACGCCCACCAGCTGGATGCGGTGGTCCGCGCGATCCGGAGCGGCGAGGCGCTGCGCACGGAAGGACCGGACATCGTGGCGAACGCCGCGGCGATCGAAGCGATCCTGGACGCCGTCGGGATAAACGCAGGATGA